In Plantibacter sp. PA-3-X8, one DNA window encodes the following:
- a CDS encoding SIS domain-containing protein gives MSITTIVGSEATVREITQQPDVWLEASTGIAARREEIDAFLAPLLARPELRVVLTGAGTSAFIGEIAAPALTRTLRRRIDAVATTDIVSNPQESFAEDVPLLLVSFARSGNSPESVAATELADQSLAEVHHLVITCDETGELYRRHHDRASSLTVLMPLRSNDEGFAMTSSFSSMLLSVLLILGGTDDAAVQALAAGATTILDQREVDIRALANEGCERVVYIGSGPLTGLARESALKLLELTAGRIVTYYDSALGFRHGPKAVVDDSTLVVVYLSSDPYTRQYDLDIVAELRATLSPERVIAISSEPLADATAYDWVLPELVGLDDAQLAIGYVLVAQLLGLSYSLQLGATPDNPFPSGTVNRVVQGVRIHEFDGVDDARSVAAQLQEQ, from the coding sequence GTGTCCATCACCACCATCGTCGGTTCGGAAGCCACCGTCCGCGAGATCACCCAGCAGCCCGACGTCTGGCTCGAGGCGTCGACGGGGATCGCCGCCCGCCGCGAGGAGATCGACGCGTTCCTCGCACCGCTCCTCGCACGACCCGAGCTGCGTGTCGTCCTGACCGGGGCGGGGACCTCGGCCTTCATCGGCGAGATCGCGGCACCTGCCCTGACCCGGACGCTCCGTCGCCGGATCGACGCGGTCGCGACCACCGACATCGTCTCCAACCCGCAGGAGTCGTTCGCCGAGGACGTCCCGCTGCTCCTCGTGTCGTTCGCCCGCTCCGGCAACAGCCCGGAGAGCGTGGCCGCGACGGAACTCGCCGACCAGTCGCTCGCCGAGGTGCACCACCTGGTGATCACGTGCGACGAGACCGGCGAGCTCTACCGACGCCACCACGACCGCGCCTCGTCGCTGACCGTCCTCATGCCCCTGCGCTCGAACGACGAGGGCTTCGCGATGACGTCGAGCTTCAGCTCGATGCTGCTCTCGGTCCTCCTCATCCTCGGCGGCACTGACGACGCCGCGGTGCAGGCGCTCGCGGCCGGAGCGACGACGATCCTCGACCAGCGCGAGGTGGACATCCGCGCCCTCGCCAACGAGGGGTGCGAACGCGTCGTCTACATCGGCAGCGGCCCGCTCACCGGCCTGGCCCGCGAGTCGGCGCTCAAGTTGCTCGAGCTGACCGCCGGACGGATCGTCACCTACTACGACTCGGCGCTCGGGTTCCGTCACGGACCGAAGGCGGTCGTCGACGACAGCACGCTCGTCGTCGTCTACCTGTCGTCCGATCCGTACACGCGGCAGTACGACCTCGACATCGTCGCCGAACTGCGCGCGACGCTGTCGCCGGAACGCGTGATCGCGATCTCCTCCGAGCCGCTCGCCGACGCCACGGCGTACGACTGGGTACTGCCCGAGCTCGTCGGCCTCGACGACGCGCAGCTCGCGATCGGCTACGTGCTCGTCGCGCAGCTGCTCGGCCTGTCGTACTCGCTCCAGCTCGGTGCGACCCCGGACAACCCGTTCCCCAGCGGCACAGTGAACCGCGTCGTGCAGGGCGTCCGGATCCACGAGTTCGACGGCGTCGACGACGCTCGGAGTGTCGCCGCTCAGCTGCAGGAGCAGTAG
- a CDS encoding N-acetylglucosamine kinase, giving the protein MARYLGVDGGGSKTAFVLLDDAGRVLAEARTASCYYFDEGIELVGRILTEGVSEVCRQAGVTTADIDQAFFGLPGYGEVSSDIAHLDALPRDVLGHDRFSCDNDMVCGWAGSLGAVDGINVISGTGSMTYGERRGRGHRVGGWSELFGDEGSAYWIAARGLNAFTRMSDGRLPRGPLVDLVRARVGITSDLDVIDVVMNRWKGQRGRIADLAKTVVAAAQQGDEVAGRILADASGELAEIVETTRVELGFSGDEVVPVSYSGGVFSAEPVRSGFEQAIAALPARYELRTPLLGPAIGAALYAAKRAGSPLSPQALEVLRSR; this is encoded by the coding sequence GTGGCGCGGTACCTCGGCGTCGACGGTGGCGGGTCGAAGACGGCCTTCGTGCTGCTCGACGACGCCGGACGGGTGCTCGCGGAAGCGAGGACGGCGAGCTGCTACTACTTCGACGAGGGGATCGAGCTGGTCGGTCGCATCCTCACCGAGGGTGTCTCGGAGGTGTGCCGGCAGGCGGGTGTCACGACCGCCGACATCGATCAGGCCTTCTTCGGTCTGCCCGGGTACGGCGAGGTGAGTTCCGACATCGCCCACCTCGATGCGCTACCGCGCGACGTGCTCGGTCATGACCGGTTCTCCTGCGACAACGACATGGTGTGCGGGTGGGCCGGATCGCTCGGCGCCGTCGACGGCATCAACGTCATCAGCGGAACCGGTTCCATGACGTACGGCGAGCGCCGTGGCCGCGGGCACCGGGTCGGCGGGTGGAGCGAACTGTTCGGCGACGAAGGGTCGGCGTACTGGATCGCCGCCCGGGGCTTGAACGCCTTCACGCGGATGAGCGATGGTCGCCTGCCGCGCGGTCCTCTCGTCGACCTCGTGCGGGCGAGGGTCGGGATCACGAGCGACCTCGATGTGATCGACGTCGTCATGAACCGCTGGAAGGGTCAGCGTGGCCGGATCGCGGATCTCGCGAAGACGGTCGTCGCTGCTGCCCAGCAGGGCGACGAGGTCGCGGGGCGGATCCTGGCCGACGCGAGCGGGGAGCTGGCGGAGATCGTCGAGACGACCCGCGTGGAGCTCGGTTTCAGCGGCGACGAGGTCGTTCCGGTGTCGTACTCGGGCGGGGTGTTCTCCGCTGAGCCGGTGCGGTCGGGTTTCGAGCAGGCCATCGCGGCGCTGCCCGCCCGGTACGAACTCCGGACCCCGCTCTTGGGTCCGGCGATCGGCGCCGCGCTGTACGCCGCGAAGCGCGCCGGGTCACCGCTCTCGCCCCAGGCGCTCGAAGTGCTGCGCTCCCGGTAG
- a CDS encoding lamin tail domain-containing protein yields the protein MPRLTRVLTMTAACAIGATALIATPAAAIAAPAPGLQINEIESSDGQASDWIEFTNTATTAVTLDGWVVKDNKDDKPYAFPAGTVVEPGAFLVIDDTQFGFGLGKDDSVRLFDPTAALADEYSWTAHALVTYGVTADRTGWAETTESTKGAANVFTAPEVPETDGEIRINEIDSQPSDWVEFFNPGTTALDISRYEIRDNSDDHRWQFLPGTSIAPGEFLVVDEATIGLVGGTETQGAFRDPIGIGSADEIRLFDATGTLIDRSGTWSGHAAIDGDFIAATLARCPDGEGDFTLARITKGAANDCVLPNVAINEVESNKDTTDWVEIVNLEAAALDISGWTLMDNDPVSHAADTTPLPAGTILEPGAYFVFDQNVNFAFGLGNGDTTTVRNAAGATVAEYTYAAHAAGVFARCPDGTGEFVDTAVSTKGLRNACGNPVRINEVESDGGSPDDWIELVNPTTAALDVSGIVVKDDDDTHAYAIPTGTSIAAGGYLVIERAALGFGLGGGDTVRLFEGDALLDSTTWGEGHPANTWGRCPDATGAFAATAEATKGTANVCAGEIPVGPWPGSPDVTVLDTTPMFLEDSSGLDTQVTADGAFLWAVDNGTGSFWKLAIAADGSVSFVDGWENGKRARFQKDASNPSAAGPDTEGITVDGAGSVYVGVERDNSVKGATLNAVLKVDPNAPGPDVVASQEWDLTALLPTVGANLGVEAVEWVADGDLAGKLFDDNTKGTYDPADYAGHGDGLFFVGVEDTGDVYAFALNADGSATLISTIDPGLPAVMALDYDTTLGVLWAVCDDGCAGTGAQITLNGTEQPGIAQVERPAGLPDLNNEGFATAPASLSVDGKRPVYWFADGYASEALRLGSLPGTTTPPVTPPTGGVTPLPGTSLTEGNRGAITLADTVRRGETVTVGLEDRFAATAVEVWLYSTPARIATGTTNAAGDLSATIPADATLGDHRVAVYAADGSLIGWTEVRIIAADGTSVDGSASGGALATTGAELPFGTIGAGVLLVLLGGVLVAMRARRRAV from the coding sequence ATGCCCCGCCTCACCCGTGTGTTGACGATGACCGCCGCGTGCGCCATCGGTGCAACCGCCCTCATCGCGACGCCCGCCGCCGCCATCGCCGCCCCAGCGCCGGGGCTCCAGATCAACGAGATCGAGTCCTCCGACGGCCAAGCCTCAGATTGGATCGAGTTCACCAACACCGCGACGACCGCCGTCACGCTCGACGGCTGGGTCGTGAAGGACAACAAGGACGACAAGCCCTACGCCTTCCCGGCCGGCACGGTCGTCGAGCCCGGCGCGTTCCTCGTCATCGACGACACGCAGTTCGGCTTCGGTCTCGGCAAGGACGACTCGGTCCGCCTGTTCGACCCGACCGCGGCGCTCGCCGACGAGTACTCGTGGACCGCCCACGCGCTGGTCACCTACGGCGTCACCGCCGACCGCACCGGCTGGGCCGAGACCACCGAGTCGACGAAGGGTGCCGCGAACGTCTTCACCGCACCCGAGGTTCCCGAGACCGACGGTGAGATCCGAATCAACGAGATCGACTCGCAGCCATCCGACTGGGTCGAGTTCTTCAACCCCGGCACGACGGCGCTCGACATCTCGCGCTACGAGATCCGCGACAACTCCGACGACCACCGCTGGCAGTTCCTGCCCGGCACGTCGATCGCTCCCGGCGAGTTCCTCGTGGTCGACGAAGCGACGATCGGCCTGGTCGGCGGCACCGAGACGCAGGGCGCGTTCCGCGACCCGATCGGTATCGGCAGCGCCGACGAGATCCGCCTGTTCGACGCCACCGGCACGCTCATCGACCGCTCGGGAACGTGGAGCGGCCACGCGGCCATCGACGGTGACTTCATCGCCGCGACGCTCGCCCGCTGCCCCGACGGTGAAGGCGACTTCACGCTCGCACGCATCACCAAGGGTGCCGCGAACGACTGCGTGCTCCCGAACGTCGCGATCAACGAGGTCGAGTCGAACAAGGACACGACCGACTGGGTCGAGATCGTCAACCTCGAGGCGGCCGCGCTGGACATCTCCGGCTGGACGCTCATGGACAACGACCCGGTGAGCCACGCTGCCGACACGACCCCGCTGCCCGCGGGCACGATCCTCGAGCCCGGCGCCTACTTCGTCTTCGACCAGAACGTGAACTTCGCGTTCGGTCTCGGCAACGGCGACACCACCACCGTGCGGAACGCCGCCGGCGCGACGGTCGCCGAGTACACCTACGCGGCTCACGCTGCTGGTGTCTTCGCGCGCTGCCCCGACGGCACGGGCGAGTTCGTCGACACCGCCGTGTCCACCAAGGGCCTGCGCAACGCCTGCGGCAACCCGGTGCGCATCAACGAGGTCGAGTCCGACGGCGGATCGCCCGACGACTGGATCGAGCTCGTCAACCCGACGACCGCAGCGCTCGACGTCTCCGGCATCGTCGTGAAGGACGACGACGACACCCACGCCTACGCCATCCCCACCGGCACGAGCATCGCGGCCGGCGGCTACCTCGTCATCGAGCGCGCAGCCCTCGGCTTCGGGCTCGGCGGCGGCGACACGGTCCGTCTGTTCGAGGGCGACGCATTGCTCGACTCGACCACCTGGGGCGAGGGGCACCCGGCGAACACCTGGGGACGCTGCCCCGACGCGACCGGCGCCTTCGCTGCGACGGCCGAGGCCACCAAGGGCACAGCCAACGTCTGCGCCGGTGAGATCCCGGTCGGTCCGTGGCCCGGTTCGCCCGACGTGACGGTGCTCGACACCACGCCGATGTTCCTCGAGGACAGCTCAGGACTCGACACCCAGGTCACCGCCGACGGCGCGTTCCTCTGGGCGGTCGACAACGGCACCGGCTCGTTCTGGAAGCTCGCGATCGCCGCCGACGGTTCCGTCTCGTTCGTCGACGGTTGGGAGAACGGCAAGCGCGCCCGCTTCCAGAAGGACGCGTCGAACCCCTCCGCAGCCGGCCCCGACACCGAGGGCATCACGGTCGACGGCGCGGGCTCCGTCTATGTCGGTGTCGAGCGCGACAACAGCGTGAAGGGCGCGACGCTCAACGCCGTGCTCAAGGTCGACCCGAACGCGCCCGGCCCCGACGTCGTCGCCTCCCAGGAGTGGGACCTCACGGCCCTGCTGCCGACGGTCGGTGCAAACCTCGGTGTCGAGGCCGTCGAGTGGGTGGCAGACGGCGACCTCGCCGGCAAGCTCTTCGACGACAACACGAAGGGAACGTACGACCCGGCGGACTACGCGGGCCACGGTGACGGGCTGTTCTTCGTCGGCGTCGAGGACACCGGCGACGTCTACGCGTTCGCACTGAACGCCGACGGCTCGGCCACGCTGATCTCGACGATCGACCCGGGCCTCCCGGCGGTCATGGCGCTCGACTACGACACGACGCTCGGCGTGCTGTGGGCCGTGTGCGACGACGGCTGCGCGGGTACCGGTGCTCAGATCACGTTGAACGGAACCGAGCAGCCGGGGATCGCTCAGGTCGAGCGTCCGGCGGGCCTGCCCGACCTCAACAACGAGGGCTTCGCGACCGCGCCGGCCTCGCTGTCGGTCGACGGCAAGCGTCCCGTGTACTGGTTCGCCGACGGCTACGCTTCCGAGGCCCTGCGTCTCGGGTCGCTGCCCGGCACGACCACGCCGCCCGTGACCCCGCCGACCGGTGGCGTCACGCCACTGCCCGGGACGAGCCTCACCGAGGGCAACCGCGGTGCGATCACGCTCGCCGACACGGTGCGGCGGGGCGAGACCGTGACGGTCGGCCTCGAGGACCGGTTCGCGGCGACGGCCGTCGAGGTGTGGTTGTACTCGACGCCGGCGCGGATCGCCACCGGCACGACGAACGCCGCCGGTGACCTGTCGGCGACCATCCCGGCCGACGCGACGCTGGGCGACCACCGGGTCGCGGTCTACGCGGCGGACGGCTCGCTCATCGGCTGGACCGAGGTGCGGATCATCGCGGCCGACGGGACGAGCGTCGACGGTTCGGCGTCGGGTGGGGCGCTCGCGACCACCGGTGCCGAGCTGCCGTTCGGCACGATCGGTGCGGGGGTCCTGCTGGTCCTTCTCGGTGGAGTCCTCGTCGCGATGCGTGCGCGTCGCCGCGCGGTCTGA
- a CDS encoding dienelactone hydrolase family protein → MTDDATTDTAPRADLTGWVRTPFTGGGVTHDRFEKGSGPGVVLIPELPGLTPEVLGLAEHLVAEGFTVAIPSPFGTPGHEGTLGYTLASVSKVCVSAEFKAFATGAHRPVADHVRALAADLAARTPGPGVGVIGMCFTGGFALAAAVDEHVLASVMSQPSTPFPVSRARRIDPGMSATEFDAVAARAAQGSVCALGLRFSEDRAVPRERFATIAAKLGDAFEVIELDSSPGNAAGFAKTAHSVLTGEVRERDGHPAFEARKRVVAFLRERLATPATQA, encoded by the coding sequence ATGACCGACGATGCGACCACCGACACCGCTCCGCGCGCAGACCTCACCGGCTGGGTGCGGACCCCGTTCACCGGCGGCGGCGTCACGCACGACCGCTTCGAGAAGGGGTCCGGGCCGGGCGTCGTCCTCATCCCCGAGCTGCCCGGGCTCACGCCCGAGGTCCTCGGGTTGGCGGAGCACCTCGTCGCGGAGGGCTTCACCGTCGCGATCCCGTCACCGTTCGGGACGCCTGGGCACGAGGGGACCCTCGGCTACACGCTCGCGAGCGTCAGCAAGGTCTGCGTCTCCGCCGAGTTCAAGGCGTTCGCGACCGGCGCCCACCGACCGGTCGCCGACCACGTCCGGGCACTGGCCGCCGACCTCGCGGCCCGCACACCGGGCCCTGGTGTCGGCGTCATCGGCATGTGCTTCACCGGCGGTTTCGCGCTCGCAGCTGCCGTCGACGAGCACGTCCTCGCCTCCGTCATGAGCCAGCCGTCCACGCCGTTCCCTGTCAGCCGGGCCCGCCGCATCGATCCCGGGATGTCCGCCACCGAGTTCGACGCCGTCGCAGCCCGTGCGGCTCAGGGCTCGGTCTGCGCACTCGGCCTCCGCTTCAGCGAGGATCGGGCCGTCCCGCGGGAGCGCTTCGCCACCATCGCGGCCAAGCTCGGCGACGCGTTCGAAGTCATCGAACTCGACTCCTCCCCCGGCAACGCAGCCGGCTTCGCGAAGACCGCCCACTCCGTCCTCACCGGCGAGGTCCGCGAGCGCGACGGCCACCCGGCGTTCGAAGCCCGCAAGCGCGTGGTCGCCTTCCTCCGCGAACGACTCGCGACACCGGCCACGCAGGCCTGA
- a CDS encoding bleomycin resistance protein: MTSTRHDRATPNLPSRSFDATETFYSAFGFERTFRDEGWLILVRGGLQLEFFPAPDLDPASSNFMCCLRVADVDELYDAIRRSGVPEATVGAPRLHPVRMQDWGLRAGFLIDPDGTQLTLIEQRD, encoded by the coding sequence ATGACCTCGACACGACACGACCGCGCGACACCGAACCTGCCGTCGCGCAGCTTCGACGCGACGGAGACGTTCTACTCGGCGTTCGGGTTCGAGCGCACGTTCCGAGACGAGGGCTGGCTGATCCTCGTCCGCGGTGGCCTGCAGCTCGAGTTCTTCCCCGCACCCGACCTCGACCCGGCATCGAGTAACTTCATGTGCTGCCTGCGTGTGGCCGACGTCGACGAACTCTACGACGCCATCCGACGTTCAGGAGTCCCCGAGGCGACCGTCGGCGCGCCTCGCCTGCATCCGGTCCGGATGCAGGATTGGGGACTCCGGGCCGGATTCCTCATCGACCCGGACGGCACGCAACTCACCCTCATCGAGCAACGCGACTGA
- a CDS encoding GNAT family N-acetyltransferase — protein sequence MANSKDFDTRYELREFPFANGADGEPTPESLAALDAIGFGFHESTPKPEARKRKVNELIADEAVLLGAYVRKPQPGSVDETWPAGTFSWFPKALSWGDGTSINTQAISDVTVRPTERRRGILRRMMTQALERGVADGYAIAALTASEGTIYRRFGFGSAIRERNVVVKRAKALPFLAPTSGIVSVVTPEYLVDGVARQVFDRFDERSIGSMVRNTGSWPLVLGTLGRDGEPAKDTRAAVHRPADGEEVDGYVTWRMVELPGGQTGIEIIDLVYATDAAYLSLWEFLLSIDLNDVVKYNRARLDDPIVSALGDNRAYDIEHEEDHVWLRVLDLPAVLASRPFAVDGSLTIAVTDALGYAAGTFRLEVTGGRGTATKLSDETDAAGADLALDVADLGSLLLGAVSPVSLAAAGVLQATDPAAPLLLRSMLQTPRAPHGITFF from the coding sequence GTGGCCAACAGCAAAGATTTCGACACCCGGTACGAGCTCCGTGAGTTCCCGTTCGCGAACGGGGCCGACGGCGAACCGACGCCCGAGAGCCTCGCGGCCCTCGACGCCATCGGATTCGGCTTCCACGAGTCCACCCCGAAGCCGGAGGCGCGCAAGCGCAAGGTGAACGAACTCATCGCCGACGAAGCTGTGCTGCTCGGCGCCTATGTCCGCAAGCCGCAGCCCGGTTCGGTCGACGAGACCTGGCCGGCGGGGACCTTCTCCTGGTTCCCGAAGGCGCTCAGCTGGGGCGACGGCACCAGCATCAACACGCAGGCGATCTCCGACGTCACGGTCCGCCCGACCGAACGACGCCGCGGCATCCTGCGCCGCATGATGACGCAGGCTCTCGAGCGCGGCGTCGCCGACGGCTATGCGATCGCGGCCCTCACCGCCAGCGAGGGCACGATCTACCGTCGTTTCGGATTCGGCTCCGCGATCCGCGAGCGCAACGTCGTCGTGAAGCGCGCGAAGGCGCTGCCGTTCCTCGCGCCGACGAGCGGCATCGTGTCGGTCGTCACCCCCGAGTACCTGGTCGACGGCGTCGCACGTCAGGTGTTCGATCGCTTCGACGAGCGTTCGATCGGGTCCATGGTCCGCAACACCGGATCCTGGCCGCTGGTCCTCGGCACGCTGGGTCGCGACGGTGAACCGGCGAAGGACACCCGCGCCGCCGTGCACCGTCCCGCCGACGGCGAGGAGGTCGACGGCTACGTCACGTGGCGCATGGTCGAGCTGCCCGGCGGTCAGACCGGCATCGAGATCATCGACCTCGTCTACGCGACCGACGCGGCCTACCTGTCGCTCTGGGAGTTCCTGCTCTCCATCGACCTCAACGACGTCGTGAAGTACAACCGCGCCAGGCTCGACGACCCGATCGTGTCGGCCCTCGGCGACAACCGGGCGTACGACATCGAGCACGAAGAGGACCACGTGTGGCTGCGCGTCCTCGACCTCCCGGCCGTCCTCGCGTCGCGTCCCTTCGCGGTCGACGGTTCGTTGACGATCGCCGTGACCGACGCCCTCGGCTACGCGGCGGGCACCTTCCGCCTCGAGGTGACCGGTGGTCGTGGAACTGCCACGAAGCTGAGCGACGAGACCGACGCTGCCGGCGCCGACCTCGCGCTCGACGTCGCCGACCTCGGTTCGCTTCTGCTCGGCGCGGTCTCCCCGGTGTCGCTCGCCGCAGCCGGTGTGCTGCAGGCGACCGACCCTGCTGCGCCGCTCCTGCTGCGATCAATGCTCCAGACGCCCCGCGCGCCGCACGGGATCACCTTCTTCTAG
- a CDS encoding MerR family DNA-binding transcriptional regulator, which yields MLHIGEFAGMTGLSVKALRHYDEKGVLVPADVDPDSGYRRYGEEQVRSGVIVKALRDAGVPLAAVGVSIAGADPSTALDVHHRLVLEQREQEDHAFAQARSVVASLAAPVEIVERALPPQPYVGRVLTVPRGDEDAVTDDDANEQFSQLYVALQEAGVGPTGTFWTALRPGEQGAVEIVCCWPTSSQLEPTWGGDETTVDVLPERTELAAVWRSEPGVELPEGSTHPAVVALFDAIAERGITMPTTELRQRVLGQTADEYTVEVSITLP from the coding sequence ATGTTGCACATCGGAGAGTTCGCAGGCATGACCGGGTTGAGCGTGAAGGCGCTCCGCCACTACGACGAGAAGGGCGTCCTGGTTCCGGCCGACGTCGATCCCGACTCCGGCTACCGCCGCTACGGCGAGGAGCAGGTGCGTTCGGGCGTGATCGTGAAGGCGCTCCGCGATGCCGGCGTCCCCCTCGCCGCGGTGGGCGTCTCCATCGCCGGCGCCGACCCGTCGACCGCTCTCGACGTGCACCATCGCCTGGTCCTGGAGCAGCGGGAGCAGGAGGACCACGCGTTCGCGCAGGCCCGCTCGGTCGTCGCGTCGCTCGCGGCACCGGTCGAGATCGTCGAACGCGCGCTCCCACCCCAGCCCTACGTCGGCCGGGTGCTCACCGTGCCGCGCGGCGACGAGGACGCCGTGACGGACGACGACGCGAACGAGCAGTTCTCGCAGCTCTACGTCGCCCTGCAGGAGGCCGGCGTCGGCCCGACGGGCACGTTCTGGACCGCGCTCCGTCCGGGCGAGCAGGGGGCAGTCGAGATCGTCTGCTGCTGGCCGACCTCGTCACAGCTCGAACCGACGTGGGGTGGTGACGAGACCACGGTCGACGTGCTGCCCGAGCGGACCGAGCTCGCCGCGGTCTGGCGATCCGAACCGGGCGTCGAGCTCCCGGAGGGATCGACCCACCCCGCGGTGGTCGCCCTGTTCGACGCGATCGCGGAGCGGGGGATCACGATGCCGACCACCGAGCTGCGGCAGCGGGTGCTGGGCCAGACCGCCGACGAGTACACGGTCGAGGTGTCGATCACCCTGCCGTGA
- a CDS encoding Fic family protein, translating into MTTAVTYEQRPWRSRIAPDALPKRERLLLAQPYDAAVPPPIADLDIRLSDDLVELLGEAQERIIRFDSEVGHVTAPFSSILLRSESASSSQIENLTSSAKAIAEAELDERDTGNAPLIVANVRALEAALAASDELSNTTIIAMQEQLLGTSAPEITGRYRDEQVWIGGGNFGPHEADFVPPHHDRVAAAMDDFIAYSLRPAPLPLAAIAVAHAQFETIHPFPDGNGRTGRALVQAALRRVGLTSGVTVPISAGILQQRDDYFAALTSYRQGDVEPIVHVFADGAFLAIANGRTLVEEIETIRAAWQQALRDIRADSAAHLITALALEHPVMNSRLVREHLDASDRTVFNTLDTLVDRGILTVGSSRQRNRLWTAPPVLAARDGFAARSMRRS; encoded by the coding sequence ATGACGACCGCTGTCACGTATGAACAGCGGCCCTGGCGGTCGCGTATCGCTCCCGACGCGTTGCCGAAGCGCGAGCGGCTGCTCCTCGCACAGCCATACGACGCCGCGGTCCCGCCGCCGATCGCGGACCTCGACATCCGCTTGTCGGATGATCTCGTGGAGCTGCTGGGCGAAGCGCAGGAGCGGATCATCCGTTTCGACAGCGAGGTCGGTCACGTCACCGCGCCCTTCTCGTCGATCCTGCTGCGGAGCGAATCGGCGTCGAGCTCGCAGATCGAGAACCTGACGAGCAGCGCGAAGGCGATCGCCGAGGCCGAGTTGGACGAGCGCGATACCGGAAACGCCCCACTCATCGTCGCCAATGTCCGAGCTCTCGAGGCAGCACTCGCGGCATCGGACGAGCTCTCCAACACGACGATCATCGCCATGCAGGAGCAGCTCCTCGGCACATCGGCACCGGAGATCACCGGCCGATATCGCGACGAGCAGGTCTGGATCGGGGGCGGCAACTTCGGTCCGCATGAAGCGGACTTCGTTCCGCCGCACCATGACCGTGTCGCAGCGGCGATGGACGACTTCATCGCCTACTCCCTCCGACCGGCACCCCTCCCGCTCGCTGCGATCGCCGTCGCTCACGCGCAATTCGAGACCATCCACCCGTTCCCTGACGGCAACGGGCGCACCGGTCGAGCGCTGGTGCAGGCCGCCCTCCGGCGAGTCGGACTGACCAGCGGGGTCACTGTGCCCATCTCAGCCGGCATCCTGCAGCAGCGCGACGACTACTTCGCTGCACTCACCAGCTATCGGCAGGGCGACGTCGAGCCGATCGTCCACGTCTTCGCCGACGGTGCGTTCCTCGCGATCGCCAACGGACGGACATTGGTGGAGGAGATCGAGACCATCCGAGCCGCATGGCAGCAGGCCTTGCGCGACATCCGCGCCGATTCGGCCGCGCACCTCATCACGGCGCTGGCACTGGAGCATCCGGTGATGAACAGTCGACTCGTGCGCGAACATCTCGACGCCTCAGATCGCACGGTCTTCAACACCCTCGACACCCTCGTCGACCGTGGCATCCTCACGGTCGGCTCGTCGCGACAGCGGAACCGTCTCTGGACTGCGCCTCCCGTTCTGGCAGCGCGCGACGGGTTCGCTGCGCGCAGCATGCGGCGCAGCTGA
- a CDS encoding GNAT family N-acetyltransferase, with amino-acid sequence MALPHDTERLRFRRMTPADLDEMAKLLGDRAVMEFYPAPKTREQAAAWITWNQDNYTSYGLGLWIIETHDGDFVGDCGLTWQRVNGVRKLEVGYHVSPAWQGRGFATEAAAASRDFAQEHTDSSELVAIVHPDNRASSRVAEKIGMRRVDDDLGADGSVRHVLSMRLRSTAALSDADHLAE; translated from the coding sequence ATGGCGCTCCCCCACGACACGGAGCGCCTGCGGTTCCGGCGCATGACACCGGCGGACCTCGACGAGATGGCGAAGCTCCTCGGCGACCGCGCAGTCATGGAGTTCTATCCGGCGCCGAAGACCCGCGAGCAGGCCGCGGCGTGGATCACCTGGAACCAGGACAACTACACGTCCTACGGCCTCGGACTGTGGATCATCGAGACCCACGACGGCGACTTCGTCGGTGACTGCGGCCTGACCTGGCAGCGGGTCAACGGCGTCCGGAAGCTCGAGGTCGGGTACCACGTGAGCCCCGCCTGGCAGGGTCGAGGGTTCGCGACCGAGGCCGCCGCCGCCAGTCGGGACTTCGCCCAGGAGCACACGGACTCGTCAGAGCTCGTCGCGATCGTCCACCCCGACAACCGGGCGTCGTCGCGCGTGGCGGAGAAGATCGGCATGCGGCGCGTGGACGACGACCTCGGGGCAGACGGGTCGGTGCGGCACGTGCTGAGCATGCGACTTCGATCGACGGCCGCCCTCAGCGACGCCGATCACCTCGCTGAGTAG